From a single Myotis daubentonii chromosome 5, mMyoDau2.1, whole genome shotgun sequence genomic region:
- the ECSCR gene encoding endothelial cell-specific chemotaxis regulator isoform X1 — protein sequence MGAAGATQLCWVILSFLLLRGHNSQPTAMQPSSPQGAVSLSLTIQPTTPNTAASEKASRVPTVPSKPVMPRSSTMDGHSPSQPQEHTSGFDTSQNVTSKLATTSPRTREDPTILPSPMSEQVLTVAAFGVISFIVILVVVVIILVSVVSLRFKCQKNKESEDPQKPGSSGLSESCSAANGEKDSITLISMKNINMNNSKGCRSAEKVL from the exons GCCACAACTCCCAGCCCACGGCAATGCAGCCCTCTAGCCCTCAGG GAGCCGTCAGTCTAAGTCTGACTATACAGCCAACTACCCCCAACACAG CTGCTTCAGAGAAAGCCTCACGGGTCCCCACAGTACCCAGTAAACCTGTGATGCCAAGGTCAAGCACCATGGATGGTCACTCCCCATCCCAGCCACAGGAGCACACATCAGGATTTG ACACCTCTCAAAATGTTACTTCCAAATTGGCCACCACGAGCCCGAGGACAAGAGAAGACCCCACCATTCTGCCCAGCCCTATGTCAGAGCAAGTGCTCACTGTCGCTGCATTTg GTGTTATCAGCTTCATTGTCATCCTGGTGGTTGTGGTGATCATCCTGGTCAGTGTGGTCAGTCTAAGGTTTAAGTGTCAGAAGAACAAGGAATCTGAAG ATCCCCAGAAACCTGGGAGCTCAGGGCTATCTGAAAG CTGCTCCGCAGCCAATGGAGAGAAAGACAGCATCACCCTCATCTCCATGAAGAATATAAACATGAATAACAGCAAAGGATGCCGCTCAGCAGAGAAG GTTCTTTAA